Below is a genomic region from Pectobacterium polaris.
AATGGCCGGATTTTTGGCAGCTTGTCAGCGTTTGCAAGCTAATCCCTTCCTGCGAGGAGCAAGGAGTCAAAATGTTTGATGTAGTCGAACTGTCACGTTTACAGTTTGCCTTAACCGCAATGTACCATTTTCTATTCGTACCATTAACGCTGGGGATGGCGTTTTTGCTGGCGATTATGGAAACGGTATATGTGCTGTCTGGCAAACAAATCTATAAAGATATGACCAAGTTCTGGGGCAAGTTATTTGCAATTAACTTCGCTCTTGGGGTCGCGACCGGATTGACCATGGAGTTTCAATTCGGGACTAACTGGTCATACTTCTCTCACTACGTCGGGGATATTTTCGGCGCGCCGCTAGCGATTGAAGGCCTGATGGCATTCTTCCTGGAATCGACCTTTGTTGGCTTGTTCTTCTTCGGCTGGGACCGTTTAGGAAAAGTGCAGCATATGGCCGTGACCTGGCTGGTCGCGCTGGGCTCTAACTTCTCCGCACTGTGGATTCTGGTTGCCAATGGCTGGATGCAGAACCCCATCGCATCGGATTTCAACTTCGAAACCATGCGTATGGAAATGGTGAGCTTCGCCGATCTGGTTCTGAATCCAGTTGCTCAGGTGAAATTCGTTCACACGGTAGCGGCAGGTTACTGTACTGGCGCGATGTTCATTCTGGGTGTCAGTTCTTACTATCTGCTGAAAGGCCGTGACATTGCGTTTGCCAAGCGTTCATTCGCTATCGCAGCAAGTTTCGGTATGGCTGCTGTCCTGTCCGTTATTGTACTGGGTGATGAATCCGGTTATGAAATGGGTGACGTACAGAAAACCAAACTGGCAGCGATTGAAGCCGAATGGGAAACACAGCCTGCTCCGGCATCCTTTACGCTGATCGGCATCCCGAACCAGGATACGATGGAAAACAACTACGCCATCAAGATTCCTTATGCTCTGGGGTTAATTGCCACGCGTTCTACAGACAAAGAAGTTACCGGTCTGAAAGAACTGCTGGTAATGCATGAAGTGCGTATTCGCAATGGTATGAAGGCTTACCAGTTGCTGGAAGAGTTACGCGCGGGCAATACTGACCCGGCGGTAAAAGAAGCGTTCGAAAAGTCTAAGCAAGATCTAGGCTATGGCATGTTGCTGAAACGCTATACGCCGAAAGTCTCTGATGCGACAGAAACGCAGATTCAACAGGCGGTTAAAGATTCTATCCCACGTGTTGCGCCGCTATACTTCTCTTTCCGTATCATGGTGGGCTGCGGCATTCTGATGCTGTTGATCATCGGCCTGTCTTTCTGGACCGTTCTGCGCAACAAAATTGGTCAAAAACGTTGGCTGCTCCGTACGGCGTTGTACGGTATTCCGCTGCCGTGGATTGCTATCGAAGCCGGCTGGTTTGTTGCTGAATATGGCCGTCAGCCTTGGGCTATCGGTGAGATTCTGCCGACAGCCGTTGCGACGTCATCACTGACTGCAGGGGATATTCTGTTCTCCATGGGGCTGATCTGTGGTCTGTATACGCTCTTCCTGGTTGCAGAAATGTATCTGATGTTCAAATTCGCACGTCTGGGGCCAAGTAGCCTGAGAACAGGGCGCTACCATTTTGAACAACCTATAGCGGCTGCGCAGGAAGCACGGTAAACAGGAGTCCACTATGTTTGAATATGAAGTCTTACGTTTTATCTGGTGGCTGTTGATCGGTATTTTGCTGATTGGCTTCGCTATCACTGATGGTTTTGACATGGGCGTGGGCATTCTGGTGCGTCTGATGGGGCGTGGCGATACCGAGCGTCGCGTCATGATTAACAGTATTGCGCCGCACTGGGACGGTAACCAGGTCTGGCTGATCACTGCCGGTGGTGCGCTGTTTGCTGCCTGGCCGATGGTTTATGCCGCCGCATTCTCTGGTTTCTACATTGCCATGATTCTGGTGCTGGCCTCATTGTTCTTCCGTCCTGTCGGCTTCGATTACCGTTCAAAAATCGAAGATCCGCGCTGGCGTGGCATGTGGGACTGGGGCATCTTCATCGGTAGCTTTGTTCCACCGGTAGTGATTGGTGTGGCGTTTGGTAACCTGTTGCAGGGTGTACCGTTCCACGTCGATGAATATCTGCGTCTGTACTACACCGGAAACTTCTTCCAACTGCTGAACCCGTTTGGCTTGTTGGCTGGTGTGGTTAGTCTGACGATGATCCTGACTCAGGGTGCAACTTACCTGATGATGCGTACCACGGGCGACCTGCACGTGCGTTCCAAATCCGCCGCGCAGATTGCCGCGCTGGTGATGATGGTGACGTTTGCTCTGGCTGGCGTATGGGTCATTTACGGTATTGATGGCTACGTGGTGACGTCTGCGATTAACACCGCGGCTGAGTCTAACCCGCTGCGTAAAGAAGTCGTTCAACAGGCAGGTGCCTGGCTGATCAACTTCAATAACCATCCGGTATTGTGGGCTATCCCTGCTCTGGGCGTAGTGCTGCCAGTGCTGACTACCCTTATGGCGCGCGCAGAGAAAGGAGCATGGGCATTCCTGTTCTCCTCTTTGACTATCGCTTGTGTGATTCTGACCGCAGGGATCGCGATGTTCCCGTTCATCATGCCGTCAGTGACTGTGCCTAACGTCAGCTTGACGGTATGGGATGCGACATCAAGCCTGCTGACGCTGAAAGTCATGACAGTGGTTGCGATGATTTTCGTTCCTATCGTGCTGTCTTATACCGCATGGTGTTACTACAAGATGTTCGGTCGCATTACCAAAGAGCAGATTGAGCAAAACACTCACTCTATGTACTAAGTAAGGAGCTTAATTTATGTGGTATTTTGCCTGGATACTCGGAACGCTTCTTGCTTGCTCACTGGGGATCATCACGGCCCTGGCTATTGAGCAGAGTGAGGCAAGCAAAGCGGCTGAAGAAGATAAGCAATGAGTGATCTGGTCGATAAACTCTATCGCCTGATGGATAAGAGCCCGTTAAGGGCTCTTTCCCTTATCATGGCGTTGCTGCTGGCTGGCTGTGTGTTCTGGGATCCGACGCGCTTTGCGGCGCGGACCAGTGAACTCGCGGTTTGGCAGGGGCTGCTGTTGATTTGGGCCGTTTGCGCTGGCGTTGTTCATGGCGTTGGTTTTCGTCCACATCGCCTGCTCTGGCGCGCGTTTTTCGCACCACTTCCCGCCTTTGTGATCCTGTGCGCAGGATTGTACTATTTCTTCGGCTAAAATAGCCTCCTATTCCATTTAGTTATGGGTTGCTTGCAGCCCATAATTATTTTCTTTCCGTTGTCACAATCCATTCCAAACCTCATTTCTCTTGCGTATAGTAGCGAGGTTTAATGCATTACTGGGATGTAGAGTGAGTAATTCGTTGTTTCGCTGGCCAGTTCGAGTCTACTTTGAAGACACTGATGCAGGTGGCGTTGTCTATCACGCTCGCTATATTGCCTTTTATGAAAGGGCAAGAACCGAGGCGTTACGTGAGCGCAACTTTCATCAGCAAGCCTTGCTAAGTGAGCATGTCGCGTTTGCTGTTCGTCGGATGACGGTGGAGTATCTTGCTCCTGCGCGCCTCGACGACATGCTGGAAGTGCAAAGTGAGGTTATCTCGCTGCGTGGCGCTTCTATGACTTTCGCACAGCGTATTCTCAATGCTCATGGCACCCTGCTAAGCCATGCTGAAGTTTTGATCGCATGCATCGATCCACATCAAATGAAGCCAATTGCGCTTCCTAAGTCTATTGTCGCGGAGTTCAAGCAGTGACTGACATGAACGTTTTTGATTTGTTCCTGAAGGCAAGCCTTCTGGTCAAACTAATCATGCTGATTTTAATCTGTTTTTCTATCGCTTCCTGGGCGATCATTATTCAACGTACCCGAATTCTGAACTCGGCGACGCGTGAGGCTGAGGCGTTCGAGGACAAATTTTGGTCAGGCATCGAACTGTCGCGCCTCTATCAGGAAAGTCAGACCCGTCGCGATAGCCTGACGGGCACTGAACAAATCTTCCATTCAGGTTTCAAAGAATTTGCACGGTTGCATCGTGTCAACAGCCATGCGCCGGAAGCCGTAGTGGAAGGGGCGTCCCGTGCAATGCGTATTTCAATGAATCGTGAGTTGGAAACGCTGGAAACGCACATTCCCTTTTTGGGAACCGTGGGTTCTATCAGCCCGTATATCGGCCTGTTCGGTACCGTTTGGGGAATTATGCATGCCTTCATCGCGCTGGGCGCAGTGAAGCAGGCGACCTTACAAATGGTTGCCCCTGGTATTGCCGAAGCCTTGATTGCAACGGCAATCGGCCTGTTTGCGGCGATCCCTGCGGTCATGGCGTATAACCGTCTTAGCCAGCGGGTCGGCAAACTGGAGCAGAACTACGACAACTTTACGGAAGAGTTCATCGCTATCCTGCACCGTCAGGCGTTCTCCAGCGACAACAGCAAGTAATCAGGGGGCATCATGGCACGAGTACGCAGAGGCCGTCGTGAGCTGAAATCCGAGATCAACATTGTCCCGTTACTGGACGTGTTGCTGGTGCTGTTGCTGATTTTTATGGCGACAGCCCCGATTATTACGCAGAGCGTTGAGGTGGACTTGCCGGATGCGACCGATTCAAAAACGGTCTCCAGCAATGACAATCCGCCTGTGATCGTCGAGGTTTCAGGCATAGGGCAATATAGCCTGGTTGTTGAACAAAACCGTATGGAGCAGCTTCCGGCAGAGCAGGTGGTTGCTGAAGCGCAATCACGGCTGTCAACCAATCCCAAGACGGTCTTTTTGATTGGTGGCGCGAAGGATGTTCCTTATGATGAGATCATTAAAGCGTTGAATTTGTTGCATCAGGCTGGCGTAAAATCCGTTGGTTTGATGACACAACCGATTTAAATGAGCGCATCACGGTAATGATCGTTAAGCCTATTTCTGGCAACACTGTTTTTGGGAATCGCTTGTGCTAAAGGCAAACGAACAAAACGATAAGCTAAAACGCGCCGTTATTATTTCGGCTGTTTTGCACATCATACTGATTGCTTTGCTGCTTTGGAGTTCGTCGACGCAAACGATGGATGCCAGCGGGGGCGGCGGAGGCTCGTCAATTGATGCCGTAATGGTCGATCCGAGCGCGGTGGTGGAGCAGTATAACCGCCAACAGCAGCAGCAGACCGATGCGAAACGTTCTGAACAATTGCGTCAAAAGCAGGCTGAACAGCAGGCCGAAGAGCTTCAGCAGAAGCAAGCGGCTGAACAGCAGCGGCTGAAAGAGCTGGAAAAAGAGCGTCTGCAAGCGCAGGAAGAGGCGAAAAAGCAGGCTCAGGAACAGGCTGAACAGCGTAAGCAGTCTGAAGCGGCGGCTCAGCAGGCAAAAGAACAGCAGAAGCAAGCCGAAGCTGCAGCGGCAAAAGCGAAAGCTGAAGCTGAACAACAGGCGAAAGCTGCGGCAGACGCTAAGAAGAAAGCAGAAGACGAAGCGAAGAAACAAGCTGCTGCGGCCGCTGCTGCTAAGAAGCAGGCGGAAGAAGAGGCTAAAGAAAAGGCCGCTGAAGCCGCTAAGCAGAAGGCAGCAGAAACGGCTAAAGCAGAAGCTGCAAAGGCAGCCGCAGACGCTGAGCAAGCTAAACAAAAAGCAGCAGCTGAGGCAGCGAAACAAAAGGCTGAAGCTGAAGCAACGAAGAAAGCAGAAGCAGCTGCAGCGGCTAAGAAAGCCGCTGATGATAAAAAGAAAGCAGCAGCAGAGGCCGCTAAGCAGGAAAACGCCGTCGATGACTTACTGGGCGGGTTGGCCTCATCGAAAAATGCGCCGAAGTCTGGCGGTGGCGCGCCTGCGGGTACGGGTAACAATAAAAAGAGCGGTGCATCAGGTGCGGCGCTTGATAGCTATGGTAGTCAGGTGCGCTCAGCCATTCAGAGCAAGTTTTATGACTGGCAGCTCTATAAAGGGCGTACCTGTACGTTACGAATTAAGCTGGCGCCAGATGGTCTGTTGATTGACGTCACTGCTGAAGGCGGCGATCCCGCGTTATGCCAGGCGGCCATTGCGGCTGCCAAACAGGCAAGAATGCCGAAGCCACCAAGTTCAGAAGTTTATGAGGCTTTCAAAAATGCGCCGATAGACTTTAAACCGCAGTAACCGGGCTGTTTACCCAATAGATTTAAGATTATTACGATGGTAAATAAACCAGGTTATGTTGTTTTGTTGACATTGGTTTGTTTTTGTTAAAATTCTGCTAATTTATCGCAGACTTCGCGTCTGGATAAGGGAGATGAGATGAAGCAAGTACTGAAAGTTGCATTAAGCTTTTTAATGCTGTGGACTGCGGTTGTTCACGCGGAAGTACGTATAGAGATTACCCAAGGGGTAGACTCTGCACGTCCTATCGGCGTGGTTCCGTTCAAATGGGCAGGTCCGGGCGCTGCGCCTGAAGACGTCGGCGGCATCGTCGGTGCTGACTTGCGTAACAGTGGCAAATTCAACCCGATCGACGCAAACCGTATGCCTCAGCAACCTGCAACGGCATCTGAAGTGACGCCTGCTGCATGGACGGCGTTGGGCATCGATGCGGTTGTTGTTGGTCAGGTTCAGCCGAGTGCCGATGGCAGCTATCTGGTTTCTTACCAGCTCGTCGATACCTCCGGTAACCCAGGCAGCGTATTGGCGCAGAACCAGTTTAAAGTCACAAAACAGTGGTTGCGCTATGCTGCACACACCGCCAGTGACGAAGTGTTTGAAAAACTGAGTGGTATTAAAGGTGCGTTCCGTACCCGTATCGCTTACGTTGTTCAGACCAACGGTGGTCAGTTCCCTTATGAACTGCGCGTTGCAGACTACGACGGTTACAACCAATTTGTGGTTCACCGCTCACCACAGCCGCTGATGTCTCCGGCCTGGTCCGCAGACGGCAGCAAACTCGCCTATGTAACGTTTGAAAGCGGCCGTTCTGCGTTGGTTATTCAGACGCTGGCAAATGGTGCAATCCGTCAGGTTGCTTCCTTCCCACGTCACAACGGTGCGCCTTCTTTCTCTCCTGATGGCAGCAAGTTGGCGTTCGCACTGTCTAAGAGCGGTAGCCTGAATCTGTATGTGATGAATCTGGGATCCGGGCAAATCAGCCAGGTGACTGATGGTCGCAGCAATAACACGGAACCAACTTGGTTCCCAGACAGCCAGACCTTGGCCTATACTTCAGACCAGGCTGGTCGTCCGCAGGTTTATAAAGTGAATGCTAACGGCGGCGCGCCACAGCGTCTGACCTGGGAAGGTTCTCAGAATCAGGACTCAGATGTGAGCGCCGACGGGAAATTTTTGGTAACGGTGAGCTCGAATGGTGGAGCTCAGCATATTTCCAAACTGGATCTGGTAACGGGTGCCGTACAAGTATTGACGGACACGTTCCTGGACGAAACGCCAAGTATCGCACCGAATGGCACGATGGTGATCTACAGTTCCAAACAAGGGCTGGGTTCAGTGCTACAGTTGGTTTCGACAGATGGGCGTTTCAAAGCGCGTCTTCCGGCTACTGATGGACAGGTTAAATTCCCTGCCTGGTCGCCGTATCTATAAGTACAGATATGTACAATAAACTCGTCAAAGGACATAAGAAATGCAATTCAATAAAGTGCTGAAAGGCCTGATGTTGGCTCTGCCGGTACTGGCAGTGGCCGCTTGTAGCTCCAACAAGAACGCAGACAATGACCAATCTTCCATGGGTGCTGCTGGTAACAACGGCATGATGGACGGCGGCAACATGTCTTCTTCTGAGCAAGCTCGTTTGCAGATGCAAGAATTACAGCGCAACAACATCGTTTACTTCGGTCTGGACAAGTACGATGTGAGCTCTGAATTCGCTCAGATGCTGGACGCACACGCTGCATTCCTGCGTAGCAACCCGTCTTACAAAGTGACTATCGAAGGTCACGCGGACGAACGCGGTACGCCAGAATACAACATCGCTCTGGGTGAGCGTCGTGCCAACGCGGTACAAATGTACCTGCAAGGTAAAGGCGTTTCTTCCGATCAGATCTCTATCGTTTCTTACGGTAAAGAGAAACCAGCTGTTCTCGGCCATGACGAAGCGGCTTATGCCAAAAACCGTCGTGCCGTTCTGGTATATTAAGAGAATCGCATGAGCAGTAACTTCAGACGTCACCTGTTGGGTCTGTCGTTACTGGTTGGCGTAGCGGTCCCTTGGGCCGCTACCGCCCAAGCGCCAATCAGTAATGTCGGCTCAGGCTCGGTCGAAGACCGTGTCACTCAATTGGAGCGTATTTCTAACGCTCACAGTCAGCTTTTAACTCAACTTCAACAGCAGCTCTCTGATAATCAGCGCGATATTGACAGCCTCCGTGGGCAGATTCAGGAAAGTCAGTATCAGTTGAATCAGGTTGTTGAACGACAGAAACAGATCTATCAGCAGATTGATGGATTAAGTTCGCAATCATCTTCAACACCGACGACAGAGGGCACGCCTGCCGCTGCGGCGGGGACTGATACTGGTGCTGCCAATACGGCGGCACCAGCCAGTACGGGTGATGCGAATAGTGATTACAATGCCGCAGTCGCGCTCGTGCTGGAGAAAAAACAGTACGATCAGGCTATCAGCGCATTTCAGGCATTCGTCAAGAAGTACCCAGATTCAACGTATCAACCTAATGCTAACTATTGGCTTGGTCAGTTGAATTATAACAAGGGGAAAAAGGACGATGCGGCGTACTATTTCGCCAATGTAGTCAAAAATTATCCCAAGTCACCAAAAAGTGCCGAGGCGTTGCTGAAGGTTGGGGTGATCATGCAGGAAAAAGGTCAGGCTGATAAAGCCAAGGCCGTTTACCAGCAAGTTGTAAAAATGTACCCCAATACGGAAAGTGCAAAGCAGGCTCAAAAACGTTTATCTGCATCGTAACCCCGTCTTAATTGGCACAAAAATTGCGCATCATGAGCGGTTTTTGTGCCTAAACGTCTTAAGAGTAAGCAATCAAACAGTTTTTTAAGAAAATAGGTTGCGCCGAAAATTTAAATCAGTAATATGTGCCGCCGTTGCCAAGGCAAATAGCAAAACGCTAAAGCAGCATGAAATTGGGTCGTTAGCTCAGTCGGTAGAGCAGTTGACTTTTAATCAATTGGTCGCAGGTTCGAATCCTGCACGACCCACCAATTTCAAATGCAGTTGTAGTTTTGGTAAGTATCAAAGCAGTTCCGCATTGCGGGTCGTTAGCTCAGTCGGTAGAGCAGTTGACTTTTAATCAATTGGTCGCAGGTTCGAATCCTGCACGACCCACCACTTCGGTAGTAAATTTCCTTCCTCGAATAAATTCATATTAAATTACATATCGCACGAGCCGAACGAAGCGAGACAGCAACGCGTTAGCGTTGACCCAAAAGGCCGATTCATCCTGCACTATCCACCACTTCAGCAGTAGCATTCCTTCCTTGCATAAATCGACGTTAAGACAACGATCGTGTACACCGTATCAATGAGATAAAACCCATCATCACTCCCTACTCGTTAAGGCTTTGCGGTATATTAGGTTTTTACCCCTCTCTATGGACTATATAACCCGTCAGGAACTGTTTTCTAATCCTATCGAGCAGGGATGGAGTCATTGCCACAGGGAAGCGCGTGTAGCCCTGTTTAGGAAGATATATGATTGGTCCGTTGATTAATGGTGCCGCTATCTTGATTGGTAGTGGTCTGGGCATTGCTTTACGTCGTTTTATCCCTCAGCGTTTGCAAGATGGCCTTCCGCCGGCATTTGCGATGGTGTCGATTGCAATGGGGATCACACTGGTTGTTAAAGTCCAGCAGTTGCCTGCGGTGGCGCTGGCTATTGTGATTGGCGTGGCGTTAGGCGAGCTGCTACGCATGGAGTCCGGCGTGCAGTGGGCTGGCATGATGATTCAGAAAGGATTAAACCGCGTGCTGCCTGCACAGGAGCACCGCTTGCCGCAGGATGTCTACACTCAGAACTTTACCGCGTTAATCGTCCTGTTTTGTGCCAGCGGGACCGGTGTGGTTGGGGCGTTAACGGAAGGGCTAACCGGCGATTATCAACTGCTGATCATCAAATCTGCTTTGGATATTTTCACCGCGCTGATTTTTTCCATCACGCTTGGCCTTGCCGTGATGTCGATTGCGATACCGCAGATTATTGTCCAGACACTGTTGTTCTTCTCCGCCAAATTGATTATGCCCTTTATGACAGACATCACGATGGGCGATTTTTCTGCCTGTGGCGGGATTATCATGATTGCAGTAGGGCTGAGGATCGCGCAGATCAAATCATTTGCGGTGGTTAATTTCCTGCCTGCATTGGTTCTGGTTATTCCTATCTCTCTGTACTGGCATCGCTTCTTCGCCTAACGCTCAGCGTCTAATTAGCGGCTGACGATCGAAGGCATGTCGCCGCTAAAGATTTGTGTCACTTCCTGAACGGTAAGCGGCACGCTTTTGCTACAAACATAAATCTGCTTTCCTTGCGGGCTGATGCTCTTGGCTAGCTCTATGTAGCTGGCAAACTCGACCTGGCTGTGCCCGCCTTCATTCATCTCCATGGCATGGATGATGACCTTGTGCGAGGCGAACAGATCGATTAATCGTTTGGACGCCACTTTACGTGTGAGTCGAGCCAATAACTTCATCGCCGGGATCATCTGCCCGAGTAGTAAACGCGTGGTGGTAAAAGGCGCGTCTGATTGCTCTGTCACCTCTTGTTTCGTGTTCACGTTTCTGACGATCAGGGTATTGCGATAGATTCTGATATAGAGGCTGGCCATGCCGTTTCTCTCCTTGTCTCTTTTCTACTTTCTACGAGTCATCCCACTTACGCATTCCATCTCACGATTTTAAGCATATTAAACAAAATGGCCGGTACTATGGAAAATACACCGCGACTTTAGGGCGGGTTTTCGGTATTTTGTTTAGGATAAAAAACGTCGGTGCTAGTGATGAATTAGTATCAGGTGTTACAACCCGAGTTGTCATCGTGGAAATTTATAATGAGTATCCTTTTTGATAGCAATGAGACCATCTATCCCTTTCCGCCGAAGCCCAAACCCTTATCGGCTGATGCAAAACAGCACTATCGTAGCAGGATAAAAACGCTGCTGCGGGAAAGAAATGCTGTCATGGTCGCGCACTATTATACCGATCCTGAAATTCAGGCGCTGGCGGAAGAAACTGGCGGCTGCGTGGCAGACTCGCTGGAAATGGCGCGCTTCGGCAGCACCCATTCGGCATCAACGCTGCTGGTGGCGGGTGTCCGCTTTATGGGAGAGACCGCCAAGATACTCAACCCGGAGAAGACGATTCTGATGCCCACGCTGGAAGCAGAATGCTCGCTCGATCTCGGTTGTCCCGTCGATGAGTTCAGCCGTTTTTGCGATGCGCATCCGGACCGAACGGTGGTGGTGTATGCCAATACCTCCGCGGCAGTGAAAGCACGTGCGGATTGGGTGGTGACATCCAGCATTGCGGTGGAGTTGATCGAGCATCTGGATAGCCTGGGAGAAAAGATTATCTGGGCACCGGACCGTCACCTGGGCAGCTATGTACAAAAGCAGACAGGGGCGGATGTACTGTGTTGGCAGGGCGCGTGCATTGTGCACGACGAATTTAAAACGCAGGCGCTGCAGCGCATGAAGATTCTGTACCCCGACGCGGCAATTTTGGTCCATCCAGAATCGCCACAGAGTGTGGTAGAGATGGCTGACGCCGTTGGGTCAACCAGCCAGCTGATTCAGGCGGCTAAAACGCTGCCACAGCGCGAACTGATTGTGGCGACCGATCGCGGCATTTTCTACAAGATGCAGCAGGCTTGCCCAGAGAAGACATTGCTGGAAGCGCCGACCGCGGGTGAAGGCGCGACCTGCCGTAGCTGCGCCCACTGCCCATGGATGGCGATGAATGGGCTGGAGGCGATTGCTAACGGTCTGGAACAAGGTGGTGACGCCCATGAGATTCATGTTGATGCAGCCCTGCGAGAAGGCGCGTTAATCCCGCTGAATCGCATGCTGGATTTTGCAGCTTCGCTAAAATTGCGTGTGAAAGGGAATGCCTGACGGAGATCTTGGGCATCTTGATAGGTATTTTTTACAATAATTGAGGCAGGGTGGTGAGATGGATTTTTTTAGTACCAGCAATATTTTAATTCATATTCCTTTGGGGGATGGGGGATACGATCTTTCCTGGATTGAGGCGATTGGCACGCTGTTTGGCCTGCTGTGTATCTGGTTCGCGAGTCAGGAAAAAACCATCAACTATCTGTTTGGGTTGATTAACGTCACGTTGTTTGCCGTGATCTTTTTCCAGATTCAGCTTTACGCCAGCCTGTTGCTGCAAATTTTCTTCTTTGCCGCCAATATTTATGGCTGGTATGCCTGGACGCGCAAGACGGATGCGCAGGAAGTGGAGTTACGCATCCGCTGGCTGCCAGTGCAGAAACTGATTGGCTGGTCGGTGGCGAGTATTGTCGCGATTGGCTTGATGACGTTCTACATTGACGCGGTGTTTGCTGTACTGACGCGCATTGCCGTTTCCGGCATGCAGGGACTAGGGTTGTCGGTGCAGATGCCAAACCTTCAGCCGGATGCATTCCCATTCTGGGATTCCACCATGATGGTGCTGTCGATCGTGGCGATGATTTTGATGACGCGTAAATATG
It encodes:
- the cpoB gene encoding cell division protein CpoB; this encodes MSSNFRRHLLGLSLLVGVAVPWAATAQAPISNVGSGSVEDRVTQLERISNAHSQLLTQLQQQLSDNQRDIDSLRGQIQESQYQLNQVVERQKQIYQQIDGLSSQSSSTPTTEGTPAAAAGTDTGAANTAAPASTGDANSDYNAAVALVLEKKQYDQAISAFQAFVKKYPDSTYQPNANYWLGQLNYNKGKKDDAAYYFANVVKNYPKSPKSAEALLKVGVIMQEKGQADKAKAVYQQVVKMYPNTESAKQAQKRLSAS
- a CDS encoding DUF554 domain-containing protein — protein: MIGPLINGAAILIGSGLGIALRRFIPQRLQDGLPPAFAMVSIAMGITLVVKVQQLPAVALAIVIGVALGELLRMESGVQWAGMMIQKGLNRVLPAQEHRLPQDVYTQNFTALIVLFCASGTGVVGALTEGLTGDYQLLIIKSALDIFTALIFSITLGLAVMSIAIPQIIVQTLLFFSAKLIMPFMTDITMGDFSACGGIIMIAVGLRIAQIKSFAVVNFLPALVLVIPISLYWHRFFA
- a CDS encoding YjaA family stress response protein, which produces MASLYIRIYRNTLIVRNVNTKQEVTEQSDAPFTTTRLLLGQMIPAMKLLARLTRKVASKRLIDLFASHKVIIHAMEMNEGGHSQVEFASYIELAKSISPQGKQIYVCSKSVPLTVQEVTQIFSGDMPSIVSR
- the nadA gene encoding quinolinate synthase NadA — its product is MSILFDSNETIYPFPPKPKPLSADAKQHYRSRIKTLLRERNAVMVAHYYTDPEIQALAEETGGCVADSLEMARFGSTHSASTLLVAGVRFMGETAKILNPEKTILMPTLEAECSLDLGCPVDEFSRFCDAHPDRTVVVYANTSAAVKARADWVVTSSIAVELIEHLDSLGEKIIWAPDRHLGSYVQKQTGADVLCWQGACIVHDEFKTQALQRMKILYPDAAILVHPESPQSVVEMADAVGSTSQLIQAAKTLPQRELIVATDRGIFYKMQQACPEKTLLEAPTAGEGATCRSCAHCPWMAMNGLEAIANGLEQGGDAHEIHVDAALREGALIPLNRMLDFAASLKLRVKGNA
- the pnuC gene encoding nicotinamide riboside transporter PnuC → MDFFSTSNILIHIPLGDGGYDLSWIEAIGTLFGLLCIWFASQEKTINYLFGLINVTLFAVIFFQIQLYASLLLQIFFFAANIYGWYAWTRKTDAQEVELRIRWLPVQKLIGWSVASIVAIGLMTFYIDAVFAVLTRIAVSGMQGLGLSVQMPNLQPDAFPFWDSTMMVLSIVAMILMTRKYVENWLLWVVIDVISVVIFAYQGVYAMAVEYAILTLIALNGSWLWIKSAQENRVSTVSHGV